One segment of Oreochromis niloticus isolate F11D_XX linkage group LG8, O_niloticus_UMD_NMBU, whole genome shotgun sequence DNA contains the following:
- the noxo1b gene encoding NADPH oxidase organizer 1b, protein MADEHRFVFSVRIIGGVHRDAPKLKMFMLSVLWSDQNEIIIYRSFQDFKEFHKQLKKRFPHLNPFRKDDRMIPKFTGKARRSSVQKKGSKKSVRRMKFLESYLEKLLKCDQSVTRSIEVTRFFTPKDHDLQPDYTKNSVMMLLSDDQNDESGGGGSGSARHFHHGGSITHPFVTQTYHCVAAYETKDTKNRPFKVAKDEKLDVLIKDPAGWWLVENEDKRLAWFPAPYLELSEGDDDDDEDELQLRGALYCAVRSYTSKKVDEISVPIGSVVEVLRKSDNGWWLIRFNGRVGYIPTMYLQPYNNPRAGLHGVHNRLHSSSLNLATVSRDRQAPYPPSIHEEDDRHQNYPGPSRQLSEPARLHKARSLDVLSDPWPQGEEEREAPASNTRPSIRSQISSDSIFSEFSSSSDSSSSLREEAQNHADHPATSQQPDSSHSSPDPSLSDGVSFNNGPERGNASVVPRVPPRPKTEEILTRCTTMTRKAALATKARLQIQPESIHSR, encoded by the exons ATGGCTGACGAACACCGCTTTGTCTTCAGCGTCCGCATCATTGGAGGTGTTCACAGAGACGCACCGAAACTCAAG ATGTTCATGCTGTCTGTGCTCTGGTCGGACCAGAATGAAATTATTATCTACAGATCATTCCAGGATTTCAAGGAATTTCAT AAACAACTAAAAAAGAGATTCCCTCATCTGAACCCTTTCCGGAAAGACGACAGAATGATCCCAAAGTTCACAG GGAAGGCCAGGAGGAGCAGCGTGCAAAAGAAAGGGTCCAAGAAGTCAGTGCGACGGATGAAGTTCTTGGAGAGCTACCTCGAAAAACTGCTGAAGTGCGACCAAAGCGTGACCCGGAGCATCGAGGTCACCCGCTTCTTCACCCCCAAAGACCATGACCTGCAGCCAGACTACACCAAAAACAG TGTCATGATGCTGCTTTCTGATGACCAGAATGATGAGTCAGGTGGAGGAGGAAGCGGCTCTGCCCGCCACTTTCACCATGGAGGCAGCATCACTCACCCTTTTGTGACCCAGACATACCACTGCGTGGCTGCCTACGAGACAAAGGACACCAAGAACCGCCCGTTCAAGGTGGCCAAGGACGAGAAGCTGGACGTCCTGATCAAAGACCCTGCAG GCTGGTGGCTTGTGGAGAATGAAGATAAGCGCCTGGCTTGGTTTCCCGCTCCGTACCTGGAGCTGTCGGAAGGAGACGATGACGATGATGAAGATGAGCTTCAGCTGAGAG GTGCTCTGTACTGTGCCGTGAGAAGTTACACGTCTAAGAAGGTTGATGAGATCTCTGTGCCCATTGGCTCTGTGGTTGAGGTGCTGAGGAAGTCTGACAATGGCTGGTGGCTCATTAG ATTCAATGGCAGAGTAGGCTACATCCCAACCATGTACCTGCAGCCATACAACAACCCTAGGGCAGGCCTTCATGGTGTGCACAACAGGCTGCATAGCTCCTCTCTGAATCTGGCAACAGTCAGCAGGGATCGCCAGGCTCCCTACCCTCCCAGTATCCACGAAGAAGATGACCGACACCAGAATTATCCTGGCCCCTCTAGACAATTGTCTGAGCCTGCGCGTCTCCACAAGGCTCGATCTCTTGATGTCCTCTCCGATCCCTGGCCTcagggggaggaggagagggaagcCCCAGCCTCAAACACCCGGCCCAGCATCAGGAGCCAAATCAGCTCTGATTCCATCTTCTCTGAGTTCTCCTCAAGCAGCGACTCGTCCTCCAGTCTGAGGGAGGAGGCGCAGAACCACGCAGACCACCCTGCAACCTCGCAACAGCCCGACAGCTCGCACAGCAGCCCCGATCCCAGCCTCTCAGACGGCGTCAGCTTCAACAACGGCCCAGAGAGAGGCAACGCCTCAGTCGTCCCCAGGGTACCACCCCGACCCAAAACAGAGGAGATCCTGACCCGCTGCACCACCATGACGCGCAAGGCAGCCCTGGCCACCAAGGCTCGGCTCCAGATTCAACCAGAGTCCATTCACAGCCGTTAA